The following are from one region of the Paenibacillus protaetiae genome:
- a CDS encoding GtrA family protein, with the protein MFAGKRALFIQFVAFNLIGLVNTLIDYAVFQGLVWLGVFYIVAQIISYGAGTANSFIMNRAFTFKKQQGTGKHTRTQAARFIVLNLFVLLVSLLLLYLFADLGGLPYWLSKLLVTGVTVIMNFIGSKRWVFRSEAMEAPENGG; encoded by the coding sequence ATGTTCGCCGGTAAGCGGGCTCTGTTCATACAGTTTGTCGCTTTCAACCTGATTGGGCTTGTGAACACTTTGATTGATTATGCTGTTTTTCAAGGTTTGGTTTGGCTGGGCGTATTCTATATCGTGGCACAAATTATCTCTTACGGAGCCGGAACAGCAAACAGCTTTATTATGAACAGGGCGTTTACATTTAAAAAGCAACAGGGGACCGGAAAACATACCCGAACTCAAGCAGCCCGGTTTATCGTATTAAACCTGTTTGTCTTATTAGTTTCATTGCTTCTTTTATATCTGTTTGCTGATTTGGGCGGGCTGCCTTATTGGCTGTCCAAGCTGCTCGTAACAGGCGTTACGGTCATAATGAACTTCATAGGAAGCAAGCGATGGGTATTCCGCTCCGAGGCGATGGAAGCCCCCGAAAATGGGGGCTAA
- the guaB gene encoding IMP dehydrogenase — protein sequence MWETKFAKEGLTFDDVLLIPRRSDILPREVDVSIRLSENVKLNIPLISAGMDTVTESALAIAIAREGGIGIIHKNMSVAQQAEEVDRVKRSESGVITNPFSLTPEHHVYDAEELMGKYRISGVPIVDDAGKLVGILTNRDLRFVHDYSIKIKEVMTQTELVTAPVGTTLEQAEVLLQKHKIEKLPLVDESNVLKGLITIKDIEKAIQFPNAAKDKQGRLLCGAAVGISKDTEERTAALVQAGIDVLVVDSAHGHSRNILEAVKKLRATYPDLVIIAGNVATGEGTRALIEAGASVVKVGIGPGSICTTRVIAGIGVPQITAIYDCASVAREYNVPIIADGGIKYSGDITKAIAAGASAIMIGSLFAGTTESPGETEIFQGRSFKVYRGMGSLAAMKAGSKDRYFQESENLSKLVPEGIEGRVPYKGPLADTVHQLIGGLRSGMGYCGTRTITELNNDTQFIRITGAGLRESHPHDVQITKEAPNYSL from the coding sequence GTGTGGGAAACGAAATTCGCTAAGGAAGGCCTTACATTCGACGACGTTTTGCTTATTCCTCGCAGATCCGATATTTTGCCGCGTGAAGTCGATGTATCGATCAGACTTAGCGAGAATGTAAAGCTGAACATTCCGTTAATTAGTGCAGGTATGGATACGGTCACGGAATCTGCTCTTGCCATTGCAATTGCCCGTGAAGGCGGTATCGGTATCATCCATAAAAACATGTCCGTAGCGCAGCAAGCCGAAGAAGTGGATCGGGTTAAGCGCTCGGAGAGCGGCGTTATTACAAATCCTTTCTCCTTGACTCCGGAGCATCATGTATATGATGCAGAAGAGCTGATGGGCAAATACCGGATTTCCGGCGTACCTATCGTGGATGATGCGGGTAAGCTTGTAGGCATTTTGACGAACCGCGACTTGCGCTTCGTACACGACTACTCCATTAAAATTAAAGAAGTGATGACGCAAACGGAGCTTGTGACAGCACCGGTTGGCACAACGCTTGAGCAAGCGGAAGTATTGCTTCAAAAACATAAGATCGAGAAGCTCCCTCTTGTTGATGAAAGCAATGTACTGAAAGGCCTCATCACGATCAAAGATATTGAAAAAGCGATTCAATTCCCGAATGCGGCAAAAGACAAGCAAGGACGTCTGCTTTGCGGCGCTGCAGTAGGAATTTCGAAAGATACGGAAGAAAGAACGGCTGCGCTTGTGCAAGCAGGCATCGATGTACTCGTTGTCGACTCTGCGCACGGCCATAGCCGCAACATTCTGGAAGCTGTCAAAAAGCTTCGCGCAACGTATCCGGATCTCGTCATTATTGCCGGAAACGTAGCCACCGGCGAAGGTACCCGCGCTTTGATCGAAGCCGGCGCTTCGGTTGTAAAAGTGGGCATCGGACCTGGTTCGATCTGCACGACCCGCGTAATCGCCGGTATCGGCGTACCGCAAATTACAGCCATTTATGACTGCGCATCTGTTGCTCGTGAATATAATGTTCCGATTATTGCCGACGGCGGCATCAAATACTCGGGCGATATTACGAAGGCTATCGCAGCCGGTGCCAGCGCTATTATGATCGGCAGCTTGTTCGCCGGCACAACGGAAAGCCCAGGCGAAACGGAAATTTTCCAAGGCCGCAGCTTCAAAGTATACCGCGGCATGGGCTCGCTTGCAGCAATGAAAGCAGGCAGCAAGGATCGTTACTTCCAAGAAAGCGAAAACCTCAGCAAGCTTGTTCCGGAAGGTATTGAAGGCCGTGTTCCTTACAAAGGGCCGCTTGCCGACACGGTTCATCAGCTGATTGGCGGCTTGCGTTCGGGCATGGGCTATTGCGGCACACGCACCATTACAGAACTCAACAACGATACGCAGTTTATTCGTATCACAGGTGCAGGCTTGCGCGAAAGCCATCCGCATGATGTTCAAATTACGAAGGAAGCGCCTAACTACTCCTTGTAA
- a CDS encoding glycosyltransferase family 2 protein: MTRVKYSIIVPMFNEEAVITHTCAKLIEVMDSLKEPYELIFINDGSRDQSADLIRGICLQDSRVKLIDFSRNFGHQLAITAGMDYAGGDAIIIIDADLQDPPEVMLAMIAKWKEGYDVVYGKRLQRKGETWFKKTTASMFYRLLRSMTNVEIPVDTGDFRLIDRKVNDVLSRLKEKNRFVRGLVSWVGFRQTSVEYVREERFAGETKYPLRKMISFALDGITSFSYKPLKLASYLGFILSVLSFIYLVVVLVQKLFFDGQMPGWTSIVAINLLFNGIILILLGVMGEYIGRIYDESKDRPLYIVRETKGFEEEAEAEAREERTPSYVRR; the protein is encoded by the coding sequence ATGACGAGAGTCAAATACAGCATTATCGTTCCGATGTTTAATGAGGAGGCGGTCATTACCCACACCTGCGCTAAACTGATCGAGGTAATGGACAGCTTGAAGGAGCCGTACGAGCTGATTTTCATTAATGATGGGAGCCGGGATCAGTCTGCTGATCTAATCCGCGGCATTTGCCTGCAGGACAGCCGGGTAAAGCTGATCGACTTCTCCCGCAACTTCGGGCATCAGCTGGCCATTACTGCGGGAATGGACTACGCCGGGGGCGATGCCATCATCATTATCGACGCCGATCTGCAGGACCCGCCGGAGGTCATGCTGGCCATGATCGCCAAGTGGAAGGAAGGCTACGATGTCGTATACGGGAAGCGTCTGCAGCGCAAAGGCGAGACATGGTTCAAGAAAACGACGGCAAGTATGTTTTACCGGCTGCTGCGCAGCATGACCAATGTGGAAATCCCGGTGGATACCGGCGATTTCCGGTTGATCGACCGCAAGGTCAACGACGTGCTCAGCCGGCTGAAGGAGAAAAACCGTTTTGTCCGCGGCTTGGTCAGCTGGGTCGGCTTCCGCCAAACGTCGGTTGAATACGTGCGCGAGGAGCGTTTTGCCGGGGAAACGAAATATCCGCTCCGTAAAATGATCAGCTTTGCGCTCGACGGCATCACGTCTTTCTCCTATAAGCCATTGAAGCTGGCTTCTTATTTAGGATTTATTCTGTCTGTCCTCAGTTTTATTTATCTGGTTGTCGTTCTTGTCCAGAAGTTGTTTTTCGACGGGCAAATGCCGGGATGGACTTCAATCGTGGCGATCAATCTGCTGTTTAACGGCATTATCTTGATTCTGCTTGGCGTAATGGGCGAATATATTGGCCGTATTTATGATGAGTCCAAAGATAGGCCGCTATATATAGTAAGAGAAACTAAAGGGTTTGAAGAGGAAGCGGAAGCAGAAGCGCGAGAGGAGCGGACCCCGTCTTATGTTCGCCGGTAA
- a CDS encoding GNAT family N-acetyltransferase: MEYSIQKLGSETYGERSKLSQFAFQYRLSDEQLEKRRQAEAELPSDIWGVYVNGQLAAQLTIFQLQTYIGGKPFDMGGIAGVSTWPEYRRQGFVNKLLRKALLEMRSAGQSVSMLHPFAFAFYRKFGWETYIEYKQYTLKTDQLPRRFSYSGRIERIDGQIDVLSRIYDRFAAQYNGTLVRSASWWQQRVLKKEEQAAVYYDAGGEPCGYILYGVKEKKMTISEWVACDEDAYSALWSYVGQHDSMIDSVSVNMPADDLLAYRLDNPRIQQEIVPYFMARIVDAAAFVGKYAFQEGAGETVITLSLKDEHAPWNNGSFKLVIAENGAAEFTPVLVETPETTRAQKQTDAPECTIETNIGTLTALLLGYRSWDELCRLGRITGSVTDGKALEFASRIPAGKTYLADFF; encoded by the coding sequence ATGGAGTATAGTATCCAGAAGTTGGGCAGCGAGACGTATGGAGAGCGGTCAAAACTTTCCCAATTTGCTTTTCAATATCGGCTCTCTGACGAACAATTGGAGAAACGCAGGCAGGCAGAAGCAGAATTGCCTAGCGATATATGGGGCGTTTATGTCAATGGTCAGCTTGCGGCGCAGTTAACGATTTTCCAATTACAGACGTACATAGGCGGCAAGCCATTTGATATGGGAGGCATTGCCGGTGTATCTACTTGGCCGGAGTACCGGAGGCAAGGCTTTGTCAATAAGCTGCTGCGAAAAGCGCTTCTGGAAATGCGCTCTGCAGGACAATCGGTTTCCATGCTGCATCCTTTTGCTTTTGCATTTTACCGGAAATTTGGCTGGGAAACTTATATCGAATACAAACAATATACGCTTAAAACCGATCAGCTGCCCCGCAGGTTTTCCTATAGCGGAAGGATTGAACGGATAGATGGACAAATTGATGTGCTAAGCCGCATCTATGATCGTTTTGCAGCTCAATATAACGGTACGTTAGTCCGTTCTGCTTCCTGGTGGCAGCAACGGGTGCTTAAAAAAGAGGAGCAGGCAGCGGTATATTATGACGCCGGCGGAGAGCCATGCGGATACATCCTGTATGGAGTCAAAGAGAAAAAGATGACAATTAGCGAGTGGGTTGCTTGTGATGAGGATGCTTACTCGGCTTTATGGTCGTATGTCGGGCAGCATGATTCGATGATCGACAGCGTGTCGGTTAATATGCCTGCCGATGATCTGCTTGCTTATCGCTTGGACAATCCGCGCATTCAGCAGGAGATTGTGCCTTATTTTATGGCGCGTATTGTGGATGCGGCAGCGTTTGTCGGGAAATATGCGTTTCAAGAAGGAGCAGGCGAAACGGTTATAACGCTTTCTTTGAAGGATGAGCATGCGCCTTGGAACAATGGGAGCTTTAAGCTGGTTATTGCTGAAAACGGCGCGGCGGAGTTTACCCCTGTCCTTGTGGAAACGCCGGAAACGACTCGGGCGCAGAAGCAAACGGATGCACCCGAGTGCACGATCGAAACAAATATTGGTACGCTGACGGCGCTGCTGCTCGGTTATCGTTCATGGGATGAGTTATGCCGTTTGGGGCGCATAACCGGAAGTGTAACCGACGGAAAAGCGCTTGAATTCGCTTCACGCATTCCGGCCGGCAAGACTTACCTTGCCGATTTCTTTTAG